ATTTTACTTGTAATTACTACATGTTTTCTGTTAactttacattttattttcatgTTTGAAGTTAATATTTGCTTCAGTGGAGGTCTAGTTGGGATATATTGCGGTGTTGTGTCTTTTTCTCGTCTTTCATTGCATTTTAGTTTCTTTCTTTTTATCTGTTGTTAGTTATTACTTTAGGTGTTCAATACTCTTGTGAATGTTGATGTTTTCTGCCTTGTATGTATTGTGATTTCTTCTTCTTGTAGGCCAACGGTTGCATGAAATACTCTTGTGAATGTTGATGTTTTCTACCTTGTATGTATTGTGATTTCTTCTTCTTGTAGGCCAACGGTTGCATGAAATGAAACTGAATCATCCCATGAAGATTGATAATCTTATACCTCTTGTGAGTTCTTCCTTTGTTATACTTAAAGCTTTAGTTACTTCATTTGAAAGGTTTTATTTTTCTGATGCTGGTTTGCAGATTTTCACCATATAGCTTTTTTAGCAAGCACCACAAGTTTACGAGTGATTACTGATTCTAGTTCCTTAAAGATAGCTGTTTTTATATATATGCTTCGCATTGTTGTATTCGGGGTTGGTGTAATTTCTTTTTTTACATCCTCCTATATCTTACCCTTAAAATGCATTTTCTCCACTCCTTTTGCTTTATAGGTTGCCAAGTCGAAGCAGTCTTTTATAGCCATAGCAGAAGGTACTCCTCTAGTTAGTGCATTGACTGCAACAACAAAGGAACCTAGTGGGCTGATAATAGTCGGACCAGAAGGGGGTTAGTAATTTAGTATGCACATTATATTAGTCCAATACTTTTGCTGCATTTGCAAGTGTGAATGTCATCTATGGGAGGAAGCTGGCATTCAAATTGATTCTCTGTATAAATATGATAAATAGAAAATAAAGTTGTACTTTCTTATATCCTACTAATTTAAGTTTAGATTGGTTGAGATGACACTGGCATCAATAATTGAGGGCTTCTACTTTCTGCTTTATTTTTGGAAGTGTAAAGACAATTAGTATGACTTGTGGTTCTGATGCTTCAGACTTTACAGAGAAAGAGGTGGATTTGATTACAGAAGCAGGAGCTACAGCTGTTGGTCTTGGCCCTCATCGTTTGCGTGTTGAAACTGCAACTATAGCTATTTTGGCAACCCTTACTCTATGGTCTGGCTCTCAGCAAATCAGTAACTCTTAAGGACTTATGCAGATAGAGGTAGTTCTTATTTTTTTGTCTCTTGCATTGGTGCTGCAACATCTATATCATCTCAGTAACCTTAGTGTCTTCTTAATATGATGAAGATACTGCTGACAGTGGCCGGTAGAGGGAACAAGGAAGAGTACTTGCTTCTTTTTAGCAGAGATGTCAAGTACATTGGTAATTGTCATTTGCCTTCCATTCCTAATCAagcatatttttataaatttgtacAAGGGTTAATGTTTTTTTTCACTCTCAGAAAGGGAATGGCTGCagctcatttcatttaaacttgACCATGCTCTCTGTGATAATTTATTAGTTTTACACCTTTTTTCAcacttttttctttttgtgtatatgtgtatgaatATAGAGAAGCCAATTCCATTTAAGAAATGGATTGATTTAATCCAAAATACTCAATCTAATCAGtctttcacacacacacacacacacacacacacgcaCACATGTATTAATTGTCCTTCTCTAGAGATACACTATCAGATTCCTTCTACGTGGATACATCAGATCTGCCATAGCAGAAATTTCATCTTCCTCAAAGGAACAAGGTTTGTCCTCATCAATTCTCCCAATCTTTCCAATCCCGACACTATAGCTTCTCCTTCCCATGATAGCTTCTGTTCCCATGGTTCTTCCATTCACCCTTGAGTGTTGTTTTTGTTGCATCTTCTGCTCTACTTTACCATCTATGCCATGCTTAGCTGTCACCCGTAGAAATTGTCTAAACTCTTCACCGTTGTTTGCCACAGAAGAACCGACACTAAAGCTCTTAGGCAAGCGTGGAGCTTCAGGAGGAGTATGACAAACTATCCCTTCACCGTAACCAAGCCTGCCAGAACAATCAACCATATTCTTGATGTACATGTCTCTTGCCTTGCATAAAATTCTGATGGGTAGACGCGCTGTTTTCATCAACTTGCCTCGCTTGTTTGTTTTGCAACCTTTGCTTCTCATTTTTTTAAACCTGCCGTTCCTGTATTAGTTTTCAACCGTGTCGCCAATGATAAAGTCAATCGTAAAACAAAGATAGTATCGGCAATGAACAAATTGCTTGTACTGTTGAAGCAATTAAACGAGGAGGAAATGAAGAGGGTTTATATAAAGGTGGTGTTGGGAATTTGATTACCATATGGACATTTCTTGGAAGTAACTTCGACTCAAAGGTCGTTTAATTGAAACGGTAATTAGCGTGTTGTAAACTACTTGAAATCATCAAACTTCAGCTACTACTGCAATAAAGAAAGATATTAATGGAGACCAAGTAATATTAGAACAGGAAACAAAGGTTTTTTTTTGGAAAGAATCAGACAAACAAAGAGTTTACTAATAATGATCAAAACATAATTTAATGACTTTTtaagttgaatttttttgaataattcagtaattattttataaattttttaaaattagaatgATCAAGTAAAAAACCAGTTAGCAAATATTTTTCTCTTAGAGAAAGAGATTGATGTTTGAAATTGACTTCTTCATGGTGAGAATAAGTAAAGTGAGGCTCCAAAGCATTTTAAAGTCAGAGGGGCATAATACTTTTCATCCTTTTGACAAAAATCTGTGTTTATGTATTTATCATATTTATATTAATGAGTTTAGGTGGATAGTTATACATATTTCAAATAATCAGTACAACaatagaaattttcaaaaaatataattgATATTGAcagtatttaataaaataaataatctataaatttataaatcatttcatatcaaaataattctattttatttccaAATACAAAAATGTTATATCATTTCAAAGATTAAATTATTACATATTCAAATAAGTAAccgattaaaattttatgtaaattaatgatatataataatGTTATAtgcaaatataataattaattggtTTTATGATATCTAAGATTTAttcttaattataaataataatgtgTAAAATTGCTTAATTGTAAAAATGTATAATTTCatgataaataagaaaataaacaatttccataaaaaagattaaattaatctGTAA
This window of the Gossypium arboreum isolate Shixiya-1 chromosome 12, ASM2569848v2, whole genome shotgun sequence genome carries:
- the LOC108477254 gene encoding uncharacterized protein LOC108477254, with product MRSKGCKTNKRGKLMKTARLPIRILCKARDMYIKNMVDCSGRLGYGEGIVCHTPPEAPRLPKSFSVGSSVANNGEEFRQFLRVTAKHGIDGKVEQKMQQKQHSRVNGRTMGTEAIMGRRSYSVGIGKIGRIDEDKPCSFEEDEISAMADLMYPRRRNLIVYL